One genomic window of Elaeis guineensis isolate ETL-2024a chromosome 2, EG11, whole genome shotgun sequence includes the following:
- the LOC105060605 gene encoding serine/threonine-protein phosphatase 7 long form homolog isoform X2, with protein sequence MDPGPIDDSILYGQATHRSSAIWDGQESGFLTCRRRLRALHRSTSLDIRIVPYLRQAGFYGLSRVGFIQLDWHLITAFVERWRPETHTFHLPYGECTITLEDICIQLGLPVDGLPVIGSTQHNWQQVCLELLGVAPPPDKLKGSRLSMVWLEEQFNELSPDADDIVIQRYARAYILQLMGGCLFADKSNNLMHIMFLPLLEDLDSAGHYSWGSAGLAWLYRELCRASRKDTHDIAGPLILLQVWAWDRFPYIAPRRLGQPILDPIMDVVDGGVLPRGSLAMRWRDALSVAEVSTHVLMMYRYHLDRQKSEQVIWQPYTPEILAELPDYCFNGQDVWRSRVPLLCFHIVEWHYADRVLRQFGIRQPIPIDCDTDVRLHHVDLRGRVDQDWSITHQHFIQLWESRQDQVIDGASVDGTMDFHDPYMQWYRRITRRFICRTD encoded by the exons ATGGATCCAGGTCCAATAGATGATTCTATACTATATGGTCAGGCTACTCATCGATCATCAGCTATCTGGGATGGTCAG GAGTCCGGCTTTCTTACTTGTCGACGTAGATTGCGGGCATTGCATAGATCGACATCGCTTGATATACGTATAGTGCCTTATTTGCGGCAGGCTGGATTTTATGGCCTAAGTCGTGTTGGTTTCATCCAACTAGATTGGCACTTGATTACTGCATTTGTAGAGCGGTGGCGTCCAGAGACTCATACATTTCATCTACCATATGGAGAGTGCACCATTACGTTGGAGGACATCTGCATCCAATTAGGTTTACCGGTTGACGGTCTCCCAGTTATAGGTAGTACACAACATAATTGGCAACAAGTTTGTTTAGAATTGTTAGGTGTTGCTCCACCTCCAGATAAACTTAAGGGTTCACGGTTGAGTATGGTATGGCTAGAAGAGCAATTTAATGAGTTATCTCCTGATGCAGATGACATAGTGATACAGCGTTATGCTAGAGCATATATTTTGCAACTAATGGGAGGGTGTCTATTCGCAGATAAATCCAATAATCTGATGCATATTATGTTTTTGCCATTACTTGAGGATCTTGACTCTGCGGGACATTATAGTTGGGGTAGTGCAGGTTTAGCATGGTTGTACAGAGAACTGTGTAGGGCAAGTAGGAAAGACACACATGATATTGCGGGACCCTTAATTTTATTACAGGTGTGGGCATGGGATAGATTTCCATATATAGCTCCGCGTAGATTAGGTCAACCTATCTTAGATCCTATTATGGATGTAGTTGATGGAGGTGTATTGCCACGGGGTTCGTTAGCcatgag GTGGAGAGATGCTTTATCGGTAGCAGAAGTGTCCACCCATGTTCTGATGATGTATCGATACCACCTTGATCGTCAGAAATCTGAGCag GTGATATGGCAACCGTATACTCCTGAGATTCTTGCAGAGCTACCAGATTATTGTTTTAATGGACAGGATGTATGGCGAAGTCGGGTGCCACTTTTATGTTTTCATATTGTAGAGTGGCATTACGCTGATAGAGTGTTGCGTCAGTTTGGGATACGACAGCCTATTCCAATCGATTGTGATACAGATGTTAGGTTGCATCACGTCGATCTTAGAGGACGAGTGGATCAAGATTGGAGCATCACTCATCAGCATTTCATTCAGCTATGGGAGAGTCGGCAAGATCAGGTTATAGATGGTGCATCAGTTGATGGAACTATGGACTTTCATGACCCCTACATGCAGTGGTATCGTCGCATCACTCGTCGATTCATTTGTCGTACTG ATTGA
- the LOC105060605 gene encoding serine/threonine-protein phosphatase 7 long form homolog isoform X1: MDPGPIDDSILYGQATHRSSAIWDGQESGFLTCRRRLRALHRSTSLDIRIVPYLRQAGFYGLSRVGFIQLDWHLITAFVERWRPETHTFHLPYGECTITLEDICIQLGLPVDGLPVIGSTQHNWQQVCLELLGVAPPPDKLKGSRLSMVWLEEQFNELSPDADDIVIQRYARAYILQLMGGCLFADKSNNLMHIMFLPLLEDLDSAGHYSWGSAGLAWLYRELCRASRKDTHDIAGPLILLQVWAWDRFPYIAPRRLGQPILDPIMDVVDGGVLPRGSLAMRWRDALSVAEVSTHVLMMYRYHLDRQKSEQVIWQPYTPEILAELPDYCFNGQDVWRSRVPLLCFHIVEWHYADRVLRQFGIRQPIPIDCDTDVRLHHVDLRGRVDQDWSITHQHFIQLWESRQDQVIDGASVDGTMDFHDPYMQWYRRITRRFICRTGAMFDYLIDSLVRIHNLARPDSVFTSGHAIQEICTSVLHAVDEHSRISMGVTQIEQHTEKHKEPSEAESHRRKQSARRKRRSSHGS, from the exons ATGGATCCAGGTCCAATAGATGATTCTATACTATATGGTCAGGCTACTCATCGATCATCAGCTATCTGGGATGGTCAG GAGTCCGGCTTTCTTACTTGTCGACGTAGATTGCGGGCATTGCATAGATCGACATCGCTTGATATACGTATAGTGCCTTATTTGCGGCAGGCTGGATTTTATGGCCTAAGTCGTGTTGGTTTCATCCAACTAGATTGGCACTTGATTACTGCATTTGTAGAGCGGTGGCGTCCAGAGACTCATACATTTCATCTACCATATGGAGAGTGCACCATTACGTTGGAGGACATCTGCATCCAATTAGGTTTACCGGTTGACGGTCTCCCAGTTATAGGTAGTACACAACATAATTGGCAACAAGTTTGTTTAGAATTGTTAGGTGTTGCTCCACCTCCAGATAAACTTAAGGGTTCACGGTTGAGTATGGTATGGCTAGAAGAGCAATTTAATGAGTTATCTCCTGATGCAGATGACATAGTGATACAGCGTTATGCTAGAGCATATATTTTGCAACTAATGGGAGGGTGTCTATTCGCAGATAAATCCAATAATCTGATGCATATTATGTTTTTGCCATTACTTGAGGATCTTGACTCTGCGGGACATTATAGTTGGGGTAGTGCAGGTTTAGCATGGTTGTACAGAGAACTGTGTAGGGCAAGTAGGAAAGACACACATGATATTGCGGGACCCTTAATTTTATTACAGGTGTGGGCATGGGATAGATTTCCATATATAGCTCCGCGTAGATTAGGTCAACCTATCTTAGATCCTATTATGGATGTAGTTGATGGAGGTGTATTGCCACGGGGTTCGTTAGCcatgag GTGGAGAGATGCTTTATCGGTAGCAGAAGTGTCCACCCATGTTCTGATGATGTATCGATACCACCTTGATCGTCAGAAATCTGAGCag GTGATATGGCAACCGTATACTCCTGAGATTCTTGCAGAGCTACCAGATTATTGTTTTAATGGACAGGATGTATGGCGAAGTCGGGTGCCACTTTTATGTTTTCATATTGTAGAGTGGCATTACGCTGATAGAGTGTTGCGTCAGTTTGGGATACGACAGCCTATTCCAATCGATTGTGATACAGATGTTAGGTTGCATCACGTCGATCTTAGAGGACGAGTGGATCAAGATTGGAGCATCACTCATCAGCATTTCATTCAGCTATGGGAGAGTCGGCAAGATCAGGTTATAGATGGTGCATCAGTTGATGGAACTATGGACTTTCATGACCCCTACATGCAGTGGTATCGTCGCATCACTCGTCGATTCATTTGTCGTACTGGTGCGATGTTTGACTATTTG ATTGACAGTCTGGTGAGGATTCATAATCTTGCTCGTCCAGACTCTGTGTTCACATCCGGACATGCTATCCAGGAGATATGCACATCAGTCCTCCATGCTGTCGACGAGCATAGTCGTATCTCTATGGGTGTCACACAAATAGAGCAACATACGGAGAAACACAAGGAGCCGAGTGAAGCTGAATCGCATCGTCGGAAGCAATCTGCACGGAGGAAGAGACGGTCATCACATGGATCATGA
- the LOC105060614 gene encoding probable BOI-related E3 ubiquitin-protein ligase 3, which translates to MAVEAHHLHLFPSQLLRNREITNALENQSSIYNTQMSFVAPVSGTTGSFIPFYNPTTPTAASESSLTFNNLPPAAAAAAVRLPKKRSRDSDRPLCFLGEDISSHVHHQMLDVDRLIAHHVEKVRFELMDRRKRFARQVLVAVEERVSKRLKAKEEEIERIGKLNWALEERIKSLCVENQIWRDLAQSNEATANVLRTNLEQVLAAQAKVKEEHEGEGEAADAESCCCGDNQEEEIKLINPWRRACRNCRESEPSVLLLPCRHLCLCSACAPAIDACPICKCRKTGSVNVNVS; encoded by the exons ATGGCAGTTGAAGcccaccatcttcacctcttcccCTCCCAACTCCTTAGAAACAG AGAAATCACCAACGCTTTGGAGAACCAATCCAGCATCTACAACACCCAAATGAGCTTCGTCGCGCCCGTCTCCGGCACTACCGGCTCCTTCATCCCCTTCTACAATCCCACCACCCCCACCGCCGCCTCCGAAAGCAGTCTCACCTTCAACAACCTACCCcctgccgccgccgccgccgccgtgcGGCTACCTAAGAAGAGGTCGCGAGACTCCGACCGCCCGCTCTGTTTCCTCGGCGAAGACATCTCCTCCCACGTGCACCACCAGATGCTCGACGTCGATCGGCTCATCGCCCATCAC GTAGAGAAGGTGAGATTCGAGTTGATGGACCGGCGAAAGCGTTTCGCAAGGCAAGTCCTCGTAGCAGTCGAGGAGAGAGTATCGAAACGGCTAAAGGCTAAGGAAGAGGAGATCGAGAGGATCGGCAAGCTCAACTGGGCACTAGAGGAACGCATCAAGAGCCTGTGTGTGGAGAACCAGATATGGAGGGATTTGGCTCAGAGCAACGAGGCCACGGCCAACGTTCTCCGGACCAACTTAGAGCAAGTCCTCGCAGCTCAGGCGAAGGTCAAGGAGGAGCACGAGGGCGAGGGCGAGGCCGCCGACGCCGAGTCATGCTGCTGTGGCGACAACCAAGAAGAGGAGATTAAGCTGATCAACCCATGGAGGAGAGCGTGCCGGAATTGCCGAGAAAGCGAGCCGTCGGTGCTGCTGCTGCCCTGCCGGCATCTCTGCTTGTGCTCTGCCTGCGCTCCGGCGATCGACGCCTGTCCCATCTGTAAATGCCGCAAGACTGGTAGTGTCAATGTAAACGTGTCGTGA